A region of Bacillus cabrialesii DNA encodes the following proteins:
- a CDS encoding 16S rRNA (uracil(1498)-N(3))-methyltransferase, whose product MQRYFIELTKQQMEETPAFSITGEDVHHIMNVMRMNEGDQIICCSQDGFEAKCELQSVSKDNVSCHVVEWTNENRELPIKVYIASGLPKGDKLEWIIQKGTELGAYAFIPFQAARSVVKLDDKKAKKKRERWTKIAKEAAEQSYRNEVPQVMDVHSFQQLLQRMQDFDKCVVAYEESSKQGEISAFSAVISSLPKGSSLLIVFGPEGGLTEAEVERLTEKDGVPCGLGPRILRTETAPLYALSAISYQTELLRGDQ is encoded by the coding sequence ATGCAACGATATTTTATCGAGCTCACGAAGCAGCAAATGGAGGAAACGCCGGCTTTTTCGATTACCGGCGAGGATGTTCATCATATTATGAACGTGATGAGAATGAATGAGGGAGATCAGATTATCTGCTGCTCTCAGGACGGCTTTGAGGCCAAATGTGAACTTCAATCTGTTTCCAAAGATAATGTGTCCTGCCATGTGGTAGAATGGACGAATGAAAACAGAGAGCTTCCGATAAAGGTTTATATTGCGAGCGGCCTCCCGAAAGGAGATAAGCTTGAATGGATTATCCAAAAGGGGACTGAGCTCGGAGCTTATGCCTTTATTCCGTTCCAAGCCGCCCGTTCTGTTGTCAAGCTGGATGACAAAAAGGCAAAGAAAAAGCGGGAAAGATGGACGAAAATTGCGAAGGAAGCGGCTGAACAATCGTACCGTAACGAAGTGCCGCAAGTAATGGATGTCCATTCTTTTCAACAGCTTCTTCAAAGGATGCAGGATTTCGATAAATGTGTCGTTGCATACGAGGAGTCATCAAAGCAAGGGGAAATAAGCGCGTTCAGCGCGGTTATAAGCAGCCTTCCGAAAGGATCATCTCTTTTGATCGTATTTGGTCCCGAAGGCGGTTTAACAGAAGCGGAGGTAGAACGGCTCACAGAGAAAGACGGTGTGCCGTGCGGCCTCGGACCGAGAATTTTAAGGACAGAAACAGCTCCGCTATATGCGTTGAGTGCGATTTCTTATCAAACAGAGTTATTAAGAGGTGATCAATAA
- the rpsU gene encoding 30S ribosomal protein S21 yields MSKTVVRKNESLEDALRRFKRSVSKTGTLQEARKREFYEKPSVKRKKKSEAARKRKF; encoded by the coding sequence ATGTCAAAAACGGTCGTTAGAAAAAACGAATCGCTTGAAGATGCTCTTCGTCGCTTCAAACGCAGTGTATCAAAGACAGGTACTTTGCAAGAAGCAAGAAAGCGTGAATTTTATGAAAAACCTAGCGTAAAGCGCAAGAAAAAGTCTGAAGCTGCTAGAAAACGCAAATTCTAA
- a CDS encoding GatB/YqeY domain-containing protein gives MSLLERLNQDMKLYMKNREKDKLTVVRMVKASLQNEAIKLKKDSLTEDEELTVLSRELKQRKDSLQEFSNANRLDLVDKVQKELDILEVYLPEQLSEEELRTIVNETIAEVGASSKADMGKVMGAIMPKVKGKADGSLINKLVSSQLS, from the coding sequence ATGAGTCTTCTTGAGCGTCTTAACCAGGATATGAAGCTATATATGAAAAACCGTGAGAAAGACAAACTGACTGTCGTTCGAATGGTTAAGGCTTCACTTCAAAATGAAGCAATTAAGCTTAAGAAAGACAGTTTGACCGAGGATGAGGAACTCACTGTCCTTTCTCGTGAACTTAAGCAACGTAAAGACTCCCTCCAGGAATTTTCAAACGCTAATCGTTTAGATTTAGTAGATAAAGTTCAAAAAGAGCTGGACATTTTAGAAGTTTATTTACCTGAGCAGCTGTCAGAAGAAGAGCTGCGTACAATCGTAAATGAAACCATCGCGGAGGTCGGTGCGAGCTCAAAAGCGGACATGGGCAAAGTGATGGGGGCAATTATGCCTAAAGTAAAAGGTAAAGCTGACGGAAGTTTAATTAATAAACTTGTGAGCAGTCAACTGTCTTAA
- the mtaB gene encoding tRNA (N(6)-L-threonylcarbamoyladenosine(37)-C(2))-methylthiotransferase MtaB yields MATVAFHTLGCKVNHYETEAIWQLFKEAGYERRDFEQTADVYVINTCTVTNTGDKKSRQVIRRAIRQNPDGVICVTGCYAQTSPAEIMAIPGVDIVVGTQDREKMLGYIDQYREERQPINGVSNIMKARVYEELDVPAFTDRTRASLKIQEGCNNFCTFCIIPWARGLLRSRDPEEVIKQAQQLVDAGYKEIVLTGIHTGGYGEDMKDYNFAKLLRELDTRVEGVKRIRISSIEASQITDEVIEVLDRSDKIVNHLHIPIQSGSNTVLKRMRRKYTMEFFADRLNKLKKALPGLAVTSDVIVGFPGETEEEFMETYNFIKEHKFSELHVFPYSKRTGTPAARMEDQVDENVKNERVHRLIALSDQLAKEYASQYENEVLEIIPEEAYKETEEENMFVGYTDNYMKVVFKGTEDMIGKIVKVKILKAGYPYNEGQFVRVVEDEITEHMRLSS; encoded by the coding sequence ATGGCAACTGTTGCTTTCCATACGCTTGGCTGTAAAGTCAATCATTATGAAACAGAAGCAATCTGGCAGCTTTTCAAAGAAGCGGGCTATGAAAGAAGAGACTTTGAACAAACCGCTGATGTATATGTCATTAATACATGTACGGTAACAAATACGGGAGATAAAAAAAGCCGCCAAGTGATCAGACGCGCCATTCGTCAAAATCCTGACGGTGTCATCTGTGTCACAGGCTGCTACGCGCAAACCTCGCCTGCTGAGATTATGGCGATCCCTGGTGTCGACATTGTAGTCGGAACACAGGACCGGGAAAAAATGCTCGGCTACATTGACCAATACCGAGAAGAACGCCAGCCGATTAACGGTGTCAGCAACATCATGAAAGCAAGAGTGTATGAGGAACTTGATGTACCTGCTTTCACGGACCGGACAAGAGCGTCATTGAAAATACAGGAAGGCTGCAATAATTTCTGCACATTCTGTATCATTCCGTGGGCGCGCGGCCTGCTCCGCTCCCGTGACCCTGAAGAAGTCATTAAACAAGCGCAGCAGCTTGTCGATGCCGGATATAAAGAGATTGTTCTGACGGGTATCCATACAGGCGGATACGGCGAAGATATGAAGGATTACAACTTCGCTAAGCTTTTGAGAGAATTAGACACTCGTGTTGAAGGCGTTAAGCGGATCAGAATTTCTTCAATCGAAGCCAGCCAAATCACAGACGAAGTGATCGAGGTCTTAGACCGGTCAGATAAGATTGTGAATCATTTGCATATTCCCATCCAATCCGGTTCAAACACAGTGCTTAAACGGATGAGACGTAAATATACGATGGAATTTTTCGCAGACCGTTTAAACAAATTGAAAAAAGCACTGCCAGGCTTAGCTGTTACTTCTGATGTCATTGTAGGGTTCCCTGGCGAAACAGAAGAAGAATTTATGGAAACCTATAACTTTATTAAAGAACATAAATTCTCTGAACTGCATGTTTTCCCTTACAGTAAACGTACAGGAACGCCGGCTGCGCGAATGGAAGATCAAGTGGATGAAAACGTGAAAAATGAACGTGTGCACCGCCTGATTGCTCTTTCTGACCAGCTTGCGAAGGAATATGCTTCTCAGTATGAAAATGAAGTGCTTGAGATTATCCCTGAGGAAGCGTATAAGGAAACAGAAGAAGAGAACATGTTTGTCGGTTACACAGACAACTATATGAAAGTCGTTTTCAAAGGTACGGAAGATATGATCGGCAAAATCGTGAAAGTCAAAATTCTAAAAGCAGGCTATCCTTATAACGAAGGGCAATTCGTCCGTGTTGTTGAAGATGAAATAACAGAACACATGCGTTTGTCTTCTTAA
- the dnaK gene encoding molecular chaperone DnaK, giving the protein MSKVIGIDLGTTNSCVAVLEGGEPKVIANAEGNRTTPSVVAFKNGERQVGEVAKRQSITNPNTIMSVKRHMGTDYKVEIEGKDYTPQEVSAIILQHLKSYAESYLGETVSKAVITVPAYFNDAERQATKDAGKIAGLEVERIINEPTAAALAYGLDKTDEDQTILVYDLGGGTFDVSILELGDGVFEVRSTAGDNRLGGDDFDQVIIDHLVSEFKKENGIDLSKDKMALQRLKDAAEKAKKDLSGVSSTQISLPFITAGEAGPLHLELTLTRAKFEELSSHLVERTMGPVRQALQDAGLSASEIDKVILVGGSTRIPAVQEAIKKETGKEAHKGVNPDEVVALGAAIQGGVITGDVKDVVLLDVTPLSLGIETMGGVFTKLIDRNTTIPTSKSQVFSTAADNQTAVDIHVLQGERPMSADNKTLGRFQLTDIPPAPRGVPQIEVSFDIDKNGIVNVRAKDLGTGKEQNITIKSSSGLSDDEIERMVKEAEENADADAKKKEEIEVRNEADQLVFQTEKTLKDLEGKVDEEQVKKANDAKDALKAAIEKNEFEEIKAKKDELQTIVQELSMKLYEEAAKAQQAQGGENAEGKADDNVVDAEYEEVNDDQNKK; this is encoded by the coding sequence GTGAGTAAAGTTATCGGAATCGACTTAGGAACAACAAACTCATGTGTGGCAGTGCTTGAAGGCGGAGAGCCTAAAGTTATTGCTAACGCTGAAGGAAACCGCACAACACCATCAGTTGTTGCATTCAAAAACGGCGAACGCCAAGTAGGGGAAGTGGCTAAACGCCAATCTATCACAAACCCTAACACAATCATGTCTGTTAAACGCCATATGGGTACTGATTATAAAGTTGAAATTGAAGGAAAAGATTACACTCCTCAAGAAGTGTCTGCTATCATCCTTCAACACCTTAAATCATACGCTGAAAGCTATCTTGGCGAAACAGTATCAAAAGCAGTTATCACAGTTCCTGCATACTTTAACGATGCTGAGCGTCAAGCGACAAAAGACGCTGGTAAAATTGCAGGTCTTGAAGTAGAACGTATCATCAACGAACCGACTGCAGCAGCGCTTGCATACGGACTTGATAAAACAGATGAAGATCAAACGATCCTCGTATACGACCTTGGCGGCGGTACATTCGACGTTTCAATCCTTGAGCTTGGTGACGGTGTATTCGAAGTTCGTTCAACTGCCGGTGACAACCGTTTAGGCGGAGACGATTTTGACCAAGTCATCATCGATCACCTTGTGTCTGAATTCAAAAAAGAAAACGGCATTGATCTGTCAAAAGACAAAATGGCACTTCAGCGTTTGAAAGACGCAGCTGAAAAAGCGAAAAAAGATCTTTCCGGCGTATCTTCTACGCAAATTTCTTTACCGTTTATCACAGCTGGAGAAGCAGGACCGCTTCACCTTGAACTGACATTAACTCGCGCTAAATTCGAAGAGCTTTCTTCTCATTTAGTAGAGCGCACAATGGGCCCTGTCCGTCAAGCGCTTCAAGATGCAGGCCTTTCTGCAAGCGAAATCGACAAAGTCATCCTTGTCGGCGGATCAACTCGTATCCCTGCTGTACAAGAAGCAATCAAAAAAGAAACTGGAAAAGAAGCGCATAAAGGCGTAAACCCAGATGAAGTTGTAGCGCTTGGTGCTGCGATTCAGGGCGGCGTAATCACTGGTGACGTAAAAGACGTAGTTCTTCTTGACGTTACACCGCTTTCTCTCGGTATCGAAACAATGGGCGGCGTGTTCACAAAACTGATTGACCGCAATACAACGATCCCGACAAGCAAATCTCAGGTGTTCTCAACTGCTGCTGATAACCAAACAGCTGTTGATATCCATGTTCTTCAAGGTGAGCGCCCAATGTCTGCGGACAACAAAACACTCGGCCGCTTCCAGCTTACTGATATCCCGCCGGCACCGCGCGGCGTGCCTCAAATCGAAGTTTCTTTCGATATTGACAAAAACGGTATCGTAAACGTAAGAGCAAAAGACCTAGGCACAGGAAAAGAACAAAACATCACAATCAAATCTTCTTCAGGTCTTTCTGATGATGAGATCGAACGCATGGTAAAAGAAGCGGAAGAAAATGCTGACGCTGATGCGAAGAAAAAAGAAGAAATCGAAGTCCGCAACGAAGCAGATCAGCTTGTTTTCCAAACCGAGAAAACATTAAAAGATCTTGAAGGCAAAGTGGACGAAGAACAAGTGAAAAAAGCCAACGATGCCAAAGACGCTTTAAAAGCAGCGATTGAGAAAAACGAATTTGAAGAAATCAAAGCGAAAAAAGATGAGCTTCAGACAATCGTTCAAGAGCTTTCTATGAAGCTTTATGAAGAAGCTGCTAAAGCACAGCAAGCTCAAGGCGGAGAAAACGCTGAAGGCAAAGCTGATGACAATGTTGTCGACGCTGAATACGAAGAAGTAAACGACGATCAAAACAAAAAATAA
- the grpE gene encoding nucleotide exchange factor GrpE — MSEEKQTVEQNETEEQEVTEEQAAAEEQQEETNESELLQNQINELQGLLEEKENKLLRVQADFENYKRRSRLEMEASQKYRSQNIVADLLPALDSFERALQVEADNEQTKSLLQGMEMVHRQLVEALKKEGVEAIEAVGQEFDPNLHQAVMQAEDENYGSNIVVEEMQKGYKLKDRVIRPSMVKVNQ; from the coding sequence ATGTCAGAAGAAAAACAAACCGTTGAACAAAACGAAACAGAAGAGCAAGAAGTGACTGAAGAACAAGCTGCCGCTGAAGAACAGCAGGAAGAAACAAACGAAAGCGAACTTCTTCAAAACCAAATTAACGAATTGCAAGGTTTGCTTGAAGAAAAAGAAAACAAACTTTTGCGTGTTCAAGCAGACTTTGAAAACTATAAACGACGCAGCCGCTTAGAGATGGAAGCGTCCCAAAAATACCGTTCTCAAAACATCGTGGCTGATTTGCTGCCGGCTCTTGACAGCTTTGAAAGAGCGCTTCAAGTTGAAGCCGACAATGAACAGACGAAAAGTTTGCTCCAGGGAATGGAAATGGTCCACCGCCAGCTCGTAGAAGCCTTGAAAAAAGAAGGCGTGGAAGCCATCGAAGCTGTAGGGCAGGAATTTGATCCTAATCTGCACCAAGCCGTTATGCAGGCTGAAGATGAAAACTACGGCTCCAACATTGTTGTTGAGGAAATGCAAAAAGGCTATAAGCTGAAGGATCGCGTCATTCGCCCTTCCATGGTCAAAGTGAATCAATAA
- the dnaJ gene encoding molecular chaperone DnaJ: MSKRDYYEVLGVSKSASKDEIKKAYRKLSKKYHPDINKEAGSDEKFKEVKEAYETLSDDQKRAHYDQFGHTDPNQGFGGGGFGGGDFGGFGFDDIFSSIFGGGTRRRDPNAPRQGADLQYTMTLSFEDAAFGKETTIEIPREETCDTCKGSGAKPGTNPETCSHCGGSGQLNVEQNTPFGKVVNRRVCHHCEGTGKIIKDKCADCGGKGKIKKRKKINVTIPAGVDDGQQLRLAGQGEPGVNGGPAGDLFVVFHVRAHEFFERDGDDIYCEMPLTFAQAALGDEVEVPTLHGKVKLKIPAGTQTGTKFRLRGKGVQNVRGYGQGDQHIVVRVVTPTNLTDKQKDIIREFAEVSGNLPDEQEMSFFDKVKRAFKGD, from the coding sequence ATGAGTAAGCGTGATTACTATGAAGTGCTGGGAGTAAGTAAGAGCGCTTCAAAGGATGAAATAAAAAAAGCTTATCGGAAGCTGTCAAAGAAATATCATCCTGATATTAACAAAGAAGCCGGATCAGATGAAAAATTTAAAGAGGTAAAAGAAGCGTACGAAACGTTGTCAGATGACCAAAAACGTGCGCATTACGACCAATTTGGGCATACTGATCCTAATCAGGGATTCGGCGGCGGAGGTTTTGGCGGCGGCGATTTCGGCGGTTTTGGTTTCGATGATATTTTCTCAAGTATTTTCGGCGGAGGCACAAGACGAAGAGATCCGAACGCCCCGCGCCAAGGTGCCGATTTGCAGTATACGATGACCTTGTCGTTTGAGGATGCCGCTTTCGGTAAAGAAACAACTATCGAAATTCCGCGCGAGGAAACGTGCGATACATGTAAAGGTTCAGGTGCGAAACCTGGAACAAACCCGGAAACGTGCTCCCACTGCGGAGGCTCCGGCCAGTTAAACGTGGAGCAAAATACGCCGTTTGGCAAAGTCGTGAACAGACGGGTCTGCCACCACTGTGAAGGTACGGGCAAAATTATTAAAGACAAATGTGCGGATTGCGGCGGCAAAGGAAAAATCAAAAAACGCAAAAAAATTAACGTGACAATTCCAGCCGGTGTAGATGACGGGCAGCAGCTTCGTCTCGCGGGACAGGGTGAACCAGGCGTAAACGGCGGCCCTGCCGGGGATTTATTTGTCGTATTCCATGTGCGCGCCCACGAGTTCTTCGAGCGTGACGGAGATGATATTTACTGTGAAATGCCGTTAACGTTTGCTCAGGCAGCTCTTGGAGATGAAGTGGAAGTTCCGACGCTGCATGGAAAAGTGAAATTGAAAATTCCAGCAGGCACACAAACAGGAACAAAGTTCAGATTAAGAGGCAAAGGCGTTCAAAATGTCAGAGGCTATGGACAGGGTGACCAGCATATCGTCGTCCGTGTCGTCACGCCGACAAACCTGACAGATAAACAAAAAGACATTATACGCGAATTCGCCGAGGTCAGCGGAAACCTGCCTGACGAACAGGAAATGAGTTTCTTTGACAAGGTAAAACGCGCGTTTAAAGGCGATTAA
- a CDS encoding Na/Pi symporter has protein sequence MLILISFTALILFFLAGMNMLRKGLISMAYSKIEDRLLLFTDHPLKAFLISIVFTGILQSSSAFMVIVIGFVSAGVLSFKRTIPMILGTNVGSTFTTEFIAIKMDVLIWILLIGGALFFLTGKYPLKQLGTSFLGLGIIFFCISGFSHLAGPLTKLKTGAEVLYHVNDSNWSALLIGMVLTAIIHSSSVCIGILMSFMNEGIIGLTQAMSVVLGSNIGTCVTAVMAAVSGGYAAKQTAYAHVVFNVLGVVLVFPFLAAATGFVEQLSADPAQRIAHFSLLFNVVTALLFLPLTNLFYRLIHFLIPAK, from the coding sequence ATGTTGATTCTGATCAGTTTTACTGCTCTTATATTATTCTTTCTCGCAGGCATGAACATGCTTCGAAAAGGCTTAATTTCCATGGCGTACTCAAAAATCGAAGACCGTTTGCTTTTATTTACGGATCATCCGTTAAAAGCATTTCTTATCAGTATTGTATTTACGGGAATTCTTCAAAGCAGTTCAGCCTTTATGGTCATTGTCATCGGCTTTGTAAGTGCGGGCGTTCTTTCTTTTAAGCGGACGATACCAATGATTCTGGGAACAAATGTCGGATCGACCTTTACAACTGAATTTATCGCCATCAAAATGGATGTTTTGATTTGGATTCTTTTGATAGGCGGTGCATTGTTTTTTCTGACCGGCAAGTATCCTTTGAAACAGCTGGGCACAAGCTTCCTCGGTCTCGGCATCATCTTTTTTTGCATCAGCGGGTTCAGCCACCTTGCTGGGCCGCTTACAAAGCTGAAAACGGGCGCGGAAGTTCTATACCACGTTAACGATTCAAACTGGTCCGCTTTACTCATCGGTATGGTGTTAACTGCGATCATTCATTCAAGCTCTGTTTGTATCGGCATTTTGATGAGCTTTATGAATGAAGGCATTATCGGACTGACACAGGCGATGAGCGTCGTGCTGGGGTCAAATATCGGGACATGCGTTACAGCTGTCATGGCTGCTGTATCCGGCGGATATGCGGCGAAACAGACAGCCTATGCCCATGTGGTGTTTAACGTGCTGGGAGTGGTTCTTGTATTTCCTTTCCTGGCGGCAGCGACCGGATTTGTAGAACAGTTATCAGCTGATCCCGCACAAAGGATCGCGCATTTCAGTCTTTTATTTAATGTGGTGACAGCTCTTTTATTTCTTCCGCTTACAAACTTGTTTTACCGATTGATTCACTTCCTTATTCCAGCCAAATAA
- the hrcA gene encoding heat-inducible transcriptional repressor HrcA produces MLTNRQLLILQVIINDFIKSAQPVGSRTLSKKDEITFSSATIRNEMADLEELGFIEKTHSSSGRVPSEKGYRYYVDHLLSPVKLTKSDLDQIHSIFKEKIFELEKTVQKSAQILSDLTNYTSIVLGPKLSENYLKQIQIIPIQPDMAVAILVTNTGHVENKTINFPAKMDLSDIEKLVNILNDRLTGVPMDELNERIFKEVVMYLRQHIKNYDNILDALRSTFHSTSHVEKLFFGGKINMLNQPEFHDITRVRSLLSLIEKEQDVLKLVQSPHAGISIKIGKENDYEEMENCSLITASYTVDQKQIGSIAIIGPTRMNYSRVVSLLQHVTSDLSKALTSLYDE; encoded by the coding sequence ATGTTAACAAATCGTCAGCTGCTGATCCTTCAGGTTATTATCAACGATTTTATTAAATCGGCACAGCCGGTAGGATCAAGAACTCTTTCGAAAAAAGATGAAATCACATTTAGCTCTGCAACAATAAGAAACGAGATGGCTGACTTGGAAGAACTGGGCTTCATTGAAAAAACCCATTCATCCTCAGGGCGTGTTCCGTCAGAAAAAGGGTACCGGTACTATGTTGACCATTTGCTGTCACCCGTCAAACTGACCAAAAGCGACCTGGACCAAATCCACTCGATCTTCAAAGAGAAAATTTTCGAGCTGGAGAAGACAGTTCAAAAATCAGCGCAAATTTTGTCCGATCTGACGAATTATACATCCATCGTACTCGGGCCGAAGCTGAGTGAGAATTACCTTAAACAGATTCAAATCATACCGATTCAGCCTGATATGGCGGTAGCGATTCTCGTTACCAATACGGGGCATGTGGAAAATAAAACAATTAATTTTCCAGCCAAAATGGATCTGTCTGATATTGAAAAACTGGTAAATATATTGAACGACCGTTTAACCGGTGTTCCAATGGATGAACTGAATGAGCGCATATTTAAGGAAGTCGTCATGTACCTAAGACAGCACATTAAAAACTATGACAACATTCTTGACGCGCTTCGTTCAACCTTTCATTCCACAAGCCACGTCGAAAAATTGTTTTTCGGCGGAAAAATCAATATGCTGAATCAGCCGGAGTTCCATGATATCACCAGAGTTCGGTCGCTGCTCTCATTAATCGAAAAAGAACAGGATGTACTAAAACTCGTTCAATCCCCGCACGCGGGAATTTCAATTAAAATCGGGAAAGAAAACGACTATGAAGAGATGGAAAACTGCAGTCTGATCACGGCTTCTTATACTGTTGATCAGAAGCAGATCGGCTCAATTGCGATCATCGGCCCGACCCGTATGAATTATTCCAGGGTTGTCAGCCTGCTTCAGCATGTGACTTCAGACTTGTCAAAAGCATTAACAAGTTTGTATGATGAATAA
- the prmA gene encoding 50S ribosomal protein L11 methyltransferase — translation MKWSELSIHTTHEAVEPISNILHEAGASGVVIEDPLDLIKERENVYGEIYQLDPNDYPDEGVIVKAYLPVNSFLGETVDGIKETINNLLLYNIDLGRNHITISEVNEEEWATAWKKYYHPVKISEKFTIVPTWEEYTPVHTDELIIEMDPGMAFGTGTHPTTVLCIQALERFVQKGDKVIDVGTGSGILSIAAAMLEAESVHAYDLDPVAVESARLNLKLNKVSDTAQVKQNNLLDGIEGQHDVIVANILAEVILRFTSQAFSLLKEGGHFITSGIIGHKKQEVKEALEQAGFTIVEILSMEDWVSIIAKK, via the coding sequence TTGAAATGGTCCGAATTAAGCATTCACACAACACATGAAGCGGTCGAACCTATCTCAAATATATTGCATGAAGCTGGTGCAAGTGGGGTTGTGATAGAGGACCCGCTTGATTTAATTAAAGAACGTGAGAATGTGTACGGGGAAATCTACCAGCTCGACCCCAATGATTATCCAGACGAGGGTGTCATTGTTAAAGCATACCTGCCGGTTAACAGTTTTCTAGGCGAAACGGTGGATGGCATTAAAGAAACGATTAATAATCTGCTTCTATACAATATTGATTTGGGCAGAAATCACATCACGATTTCTGAAGTGAACGAAGAAGAGTGGGCGACTGCCTGGAAAAAGTACTATCATCCTGTGAAAATTTCTGAAAAGTTTACGATTGTGCCGACGTGGGAGGAATATACGCCGGTCCATACGGATGAACTGATTATTGAAATGGACCCGGGAATGGCATTCGGCACAGGCACACACCCGACAACCGTACTCTGCATTCAGGCGCTTGAACGCTTTGTGCAAAAAGGAGATAAGGTGATTGATGTCGGTACAGGTTCCGGAATTTTAAGTATTGCGGCTGCAATGCTTGAGGCTGAATCGGTTCATGCCTACGATCTTGATCCCGTAGCTGTAGAAAGTGCACGCCTCAATCTCAAGCTGAACAAAGTGAGCGATACTGCTCAAGTGAAGCAAAACAATTTGTTAGACGGGATTGAAGGCCAGCATGATGTGATTGTTGCCAACATTTTGGCTGAAGTCATTCTTCGCTTTACTTCACAAGCGTTCAGTCTGTTAAAAGAAGGCGGCCACTTTATTACGTCAGGAATCATCGGGCACAAAAAACAAGAAGTAAAAGAAGCACTGGAACAAGCTGGCTTTACCATTGTAGAGATCCTTTCAATGGAAGATTGGGTCAGCATTATTGCGAAAAAATAA
- a CDS encoding NfeD family protein, protein MLHIKGFRVALLSIFLLSLLGVQLNAKAEKQTVYVIPVDKNVEQGLVSFLSRSLQDAKEAHADHIILDINTPGGLVKSAIDIADSITESEIPVTAYVNKRALSAGAYIALQADHIYMAPGGKMGAAAIIDGKGNAADQKAESLWLAEMEDAAVKNNRDPKYALAMADPDIDAKEVGAPKGDLLTLNADKAIDVGYSEGTVDNLSALVKKLGFEKAHISYAKESFAEKAARWLTNPIIVPILLTIAFLGLTVELFSPGVGIPGTVGCIALLLFFYGHLATGLAGYETVLLFIAGVILILLEIFLPGGIIGLLGLGAIVASLFLAAGSFTVMAVSLLIASAVSMTAFILLTRVLGKRMKFFKKLILNDSTNTESGYVSNQTRTDLMGKVGVTFTPLRPAGTVIIDDERLDVVSEGSFTEKDKKVKVIKVEGSRIVVREI, encoded by the coding sequence TTGCTTCACATCAAAGGATTCCGTGTTGCTCTATTGAGCATATTTTTACTTTCTTTATTAGGCGTACAGCTGAACGCAAAAGCAGAAAAACAAACGGTTTATGTGATCCCGGTTGACAAAAATGTCGAACAGGGCCTCGTCTCATTTTTGTCCCGTTCGTTACAGGATGCAAAGGAAGCGCATGCAGATCATATTATTCTTGATATCAATACGCCGGGAGGATTGGTCAAATCAGCTATTGATATAGCGGATTCGATAACTGAAAGCGAGATTCCTGTAACTGCATATGTAAATAAACGCGCGTTGTCAGCTGGCGCATATATCGCCCTGCAAGCCGATCACATTTATATGGCGCCTGGCGGAAAAATGGGAGCGGCCGCGATTATCGACGGCAAAGGCAATGCCGCTGACCAAAAAGCTGAATCACTTTGGCTGGCAGAAATGGAAGATGCCGCAGTGAAAAATAACCGTGATCCTAAATATGCGCTCGCAATGGCTGACCCGGACATAGATGCCAAGGAAGTCGGCGCGCCGAAGGGAGATCTGCTGACACTTAACGCTGATAAGGCGATTGATGTAGGCTATTCAGAAGGCACTGTTGACAACTTATCCGCTCTCGTAAAGAAGCTTGGGTTTGAAAAAGCGCATATCAGCTATGCAAAGGAAAGCTTTGCAGAAAAAGCAGCAAGATGGCTGACGAACCCGATCATTGTTCCTATTCTGCTGACAATCGCTTTTTTAGGTCTGACGGTTGAGCTTTTTTCCCCGGGTGTCGGCATTCCTGGAACGGTTGGATGCATCGCTTTGCTGCTGTTCTTTTACGGACATCTCGCAACAGGCCTTGCCGGATACGAGACAGTACTCCTCTTTATAGCAGGGGTGATCCTCATCCTGCTTGAAATTTTCCTTCCCGGAGGAATCATTGGATTACTGGGCTTAGGAGCGATTGTTGCGAGCCTGTTTTTAGCCGCGGGTAGCTTCACTGTCATGGCGGTTTCTCTCTTGATCGCCTCAGCTGTTTCGATGACAGCTTTCATTTTACTGACAAGGGTGTTGGGAAAGCGTATGAAATTCTTTAAGAAATTGATATTAAACGATTCTACAAATACGGAAAGCGGCTACGTATCAAATCAAACACGCACAGATCTAATGGGCAAAGTGGGTGTCACCTTTACGCCGCTGCGTCCCGCCGGTACCGTCATTATTGATGATGAACGTCTTGACGTCGTTTCAGAGGGATCGTTTACAGAAAAAGATAAGAAAGTAAAAGTCATTAAAGTAGAAGGCTCACGCATTGTCGTGAGAGAAATTTAA